ACGCCGACCGTCTTGCCGTAGATCTCGGTGCCGGAGAATGCCGAGCGCTTCCAGGTGTGCTCGCGAAGGGTCGCGTCGGCGGCGGGTATCTGCCGGGCCGCCGACAGCAGGAGCGCCACCGCATGCTCGGCGGCGCTGTGGATGTTCGACGTCGGCGCGTTGACCACCAGCACACCGCGGGCGGTGGCCGCGTCGACGTCGACGTTGTCCAGGCCGACGCCGGCGCGGGCGACGATCTTGAGTTTGGGGGCCGCGGCGAGCACCTCGGCGTCCACGGTGGTCGCCGAGCGCACCAGTAGCGCGTCGGCCTCAGGCACCGCGGCCAGTAACTTTTCTCGGTCCGGACCGTCGACCCAGCGCACTTCCACCTGGTCACCCAGGGCGGCCACGGTCGATGGCGCCAACTTGTCGGCGATCAATACAACGGGCAGGCTCACGCGGTCAGCCTAATGGGCTGCATTCGCCGGGTGGTGGGCGGGAGAATCGCGAGCTGGGGGCCGGGAGAATCCCGCAAGTGGAGGGCGGCAGAATCGCGAGCGTGGACGTCACCGTGGTCGGCAGCGGACCCAACGGCCTGGCCGCCGCCGTCGTGTGCGCCCGCGCCGGTCTGTCGGTGCAGGTTTTGGAGGCGCAACCGACGCTCGGCGGCGGCGCACGGACCCTCGCCGACCCCGAGTTCGGTGGGGTTTCCCACGACATCTGCTCGGCCGTACATCCGCTGGCACTCGCATCGCCGTTCCTGGCGGAGTTCGATCTGCCCGCCCGCGGGGTGACGCTGAAGGTGCCGTCGGTCTCCTACGCCAACCCCCTTCCCGGCAAGCCGACCGCGGTCGGATATCACGACCTCGAGCGCACCTGTGCGGAGTTGGTCCACGGTGATTCCTGGCGCCGACTGCTCGGCCCACTCACCGACCGCGATGACGGCGTCGTCAACCTTCTGCTCGGCGACAAGCGTTCGATTCCTCGTGATCCGATCGCCGCGGTCTTCATCGCCAGGAACATGCTCGAACAGGGGACTCCGCTGTGGGGCAAGCTCGCCGGCGCGGATGCTCGCGCGTTGTTCACCGGCGTCGCCGCACACGCCATCAACAAGATGCCCTCGTTTGTGACCACCGGCGCCGGGTTGATGCTGGCGACGCTCGCGCACACCGTGGGCTGGCCGATTCCGGTCGGCGGCAGCCAGGCGATTCCGGACGCGCTGATCGCTGATCTGCGTGCCCACGGCGGCGTCATCACCGCCGGTGAGGAGATCACCGAACCGCCAAGCGGCGTCGTGCTTTTCGACACCGCACCGACCGCACTGCTGAAGATCTACCGCGACCGGGTTCCCGGCCGGTACGCAAAGGCGTTGCAGCGCTACCGGTTCGGCCCGGGGGTCGCGAAGGTCGATTTCGTACTGTCCGACGAGATTCCCTGGGCGGATCCGCGCGCGGCCGAAGCTCCCACACTGCACATGGGCGGCACCCGCGAGCAGATGGCCCACGCGGAGAAGGAGATCGCCGCGGGTAGACATGCCGACTGGCCGATGATCCTTGCCGCACTTCCCCACCTGGCCGATCCGAACCGCGTCGACGAGAAGGGTCACCGCCCACTGTGGACGTATGCGCACGTGCCGCACGGTTCACCCGTCGACCAGACCGAAACGATCACCAAGGTGTTCGAGCGTTTCGCACCCGGTTTCCGCGACATCGTCGTCGCGGCACGCTCGGTGCCGGCCGCACGGTTGGCCGACCACAACGCCAACCTCGTCGGCGGTGACATCGGTGTCGGGGGCAACTCGCTGGTGCACGCGCTGGCCGGGCCGACCCCACGATTGAACCCGTGGGCCACCCCGATTCCGAAGGTCTATCTGTGTTCGTCGGCGACGCCGCCCGGCGGTGGCGTCCACGGCATGTCGGGGTTCTATGCGGCACGCACAATGCTGCGCCGCGAGTTCGGCATCAAGAAGCTGCCGCGGCTGTCGCCGTAGCGGGTTTCGCGCGATTGGGCAGGGGTATCCGCGCGGCATGACCGAGCCCGATACGAAGAGGACCCTGCGACCGGATGGTGTGGACGACGCGACGGTCGAGGCCGTCGGCGCGGTGTCCGAGGCGTTGGAGTGGGTGGAGCGGGCGCGGGGTGAGTTGTACTCGTTTCATCAGCTGATGGGTCGTGCCGACCTGCTGCTCGGCGAGGCGTGCGACAAACTGCGCGACGCCGGCCACGACGCGGTGGCCGACCGCCTCGAGAAGGAGCTCGTCGGTCGCAACGTCCTGCAGGGTCGCTGGACGTTTCAAATCGTGGAGGAGTTCGACGACGACTACTGGTCGGTGTTCCGCGACCATGAACGACGCGTCCGCGACGAGTTGCAGCTGGGCGTGCGCCACGTGTTCGAAGCCGAGATGAAGGAGCGGCGCCGGACTCACGGCAACGCGGGCCACGAACACCGCCCGTAGAAATCCGTTGCGCTCGCCGACGCGCCCGCGACGGTTTACGGTTTGCCAATGGCCGATCGGGAAGACCTGTCGTGGGACCAGTTCGGTGCCGCCACACGGCAACTCGCCTCCGCCGTCGTCGCGGACGGTTTCGCACCCGATGTGATCCTGGCGATCGCGCGCGGCGGGTTGTTCGTCGCGGGGGCACTCGGCTATGCGCTCGGCGTCAAGAACGTGCACATGATGAACGTCGAGTACTACACCGGGGTGGACGAGCGGCTGAACGCGCCGGTGCTGTTGCCGCCGATGCCGGACATCGCCGACCTGGGTGGTGCTCGCATGCTGATTGCCGACGACGTCGCGGATACCGGGGCGACGCTGTGTTTCGTGCGCGACTTCTGCGCCGAGCATGTCGCCGAGGTGCGGTGCGCCGTCGTCTACCAGAAGCCGCAATCGGAAGTCGATTGCGAGTACGTGTGGCGCCACACCGATCTCTGGATCAACTTTCCGTGGACGAGTCGCGAGTGATTTCGGCGTGTTGGGTCACGCCGAACGTGACCCAACACGCCGAAATCGCTGCTTAACTCGACGCCATGACCAAGCTTTCCGTCATCTACTACTCGGCGACCGGTCACGGCACGACGATGGCCAAGCGCGTCGGCGCCGCGGCCGAGGCCGCCGGCGCCGAAGTGCGCATCCGCCCTGTCGCCGAGACGCGCGACCCGGAGTCGTTCGCACAGAACCCCGCATGGACCGCCAACTACGAGGCGACGAAGGATCTGCCCGCCGCGACCGGCGACGACATCGTCTGGGCGGACGCCGTCATCTTCGGCTCGCCCACGCGGTTCGGCTCCGTCGCCTCCCAGCTGCGCAACTTCCTCGACTCGCTGGGTGGTTTCTGGGCGGAGGGCAAGCTCGCCGACAAGGTCTACGCGGCGTACACGTCGTCGAACACCGCGCACGGCGGGCAGGAGACGACGATTCTCACGCTGTACGTCACGCTGATGCATTTCGGCGGCATCATCGTGCCGCCCGGCTACACCGACCCACTGAAATTCGTCGACGGAAACCCCTACGGCGCGAGCCTCGTCGCAACGCACGACAACATCACCGAGATCGACGGCGCAACGAACAACGCGCTTGGCCATCTGGCCAAGCGCGTTGTTGAGGTCGCAAACCGCCTCGCGTCATAGCGATTTCGGCGTGGCTGGTCACGCTGAGCGTGACCCAGCACGCCGAAATCGCAGACTTAGGCGGTCTCGGTGATCGGCCGGTCGACCCAGCTCATCAGGTCGCGCAGCTTCTTGCCGGTCACCTCGATCGGGTGCTCGGCGTTCTCCTTGCGCAGCTTCTCGAGCTCCTTGTTGCCGCCCTCGACGTTGGCGACGAGGCGCTTGACGAAGGTGCCGTCCTGGATCTCGGCGAGGATCTGCTTCATGCGCTTCTTGGTGTCGGCGTCGATGACCCGCGGCCCGGACAGGTAGCCGCCGAACTCGGCGGTATCGGACACCGAGTAGTTCATCCGCGCGATGCCACCCTCGTACATCAGGTCGACGATGAGCTTGAGCTCGTGCAGCACCTCGAAGTACGCCAACTCGGGCGCGTAACCCGCCTCGACCATCACGTCGAAGCCGGTCTTCACGAGTTCCTCAGTGCCACCGCACAATACGGCCTGCTCACCGAAGAGGTCGGTCTCGGTCTCGTCCTTGAACGTCGTCTTGATGACGCCGGCGCGGGTGCCGCCGATGCCCTTCGCGTACGACAGCGCCAGCGCCTGGCCCTCACCTTTCGGGTCCTGGTCGACCGCGATCAGGCACGGCACACCCTTGCCGTCGACGAACTGACGGCGCACCAGGTGGCCCGGACCCTTCGGCGCGACCATGCCGATGGTGACGTTGGCCGGCGGCTTGATCAGGTCGAAGTGGATGTTGAGGCCATGACCGAAGAACAGCGCATTGCCGTCCTCCAGGTTGGGCTCGATGTCGTTCTTGAAGATCTCAGCCTGGGCGGTGTCGGGCGCCAGCAGCATGATCACGTCGGCCCACTTGGCCACCTCGGCCGGCGTATCAACCTCCAGCCCCTGCTCGGTGACCTTCACGCGGGACTTCGAGCCCTCCTTGAGGCCTACCTTCACCTGCACGCCGGAGTCGCGCAGGCTCAACGAGTGGGCGTGGCCCTGGCTGCCGTAGCCGATGACGCCGACCTTGCGGCCCTGGATGATCGACAGGTCCGCGTCGTCGTCGTAGAACATCTCAACTGGCATTCGTAACTTTCCTTCTCTTTGACTCTTTTGGAGATTGGGGATTTTTCTGGTGATTCGGGGCTACTTGACCGTGCCGATTCCGCGCGGCCCACGCGACAGCGAGACCACACCGGACTGCACGAGCTCACGGATTCCGTAGGGCTCCAGGACGCGAAGTAACGCCTCGAGCTTCTCCGGGGTACCCGTGGCCTCCACGGTCAAAGACTCAGTTGAGACGTCAACGACCTTGGCGCGGAACAGATTCACCGCTTCGATGACCTGGCTGCGGGTCGACGCATCGGCCCGCACCTTGATGAGCGCCAGCTCGCGGGCGACGGAGTTGTCCTCGTCCTGCTCGACGATCTTGATCACGTTGACCAGCTTGTTGAGCTGTTTGGTGATCTGCTCCAGCGGCGCTTCGTCGACGCTGACGACGATCGTCATCCGGGACATGTCCTTCTGCTCGGTCGCGCCGACCGCCAGCGACTGGATGTTGTAGCCGCGCCGGGAGAACAACGACGCCACCCGCGCCAACACGCCGGGCTTGTCCTCGACAAGCACCGAGAGAGTGTGAGTTGGAGTCGTCGACATCAGGCATGCCCTTCTTCTGGATCGTCGAACAACGGGCGGATGCCACGTGCGGCTTGGATCTCGTCGTTGCTGGTGCCTGCGGCCACCATCGGCCACACCTGGGCATCGGCGCCGACGATGAAGTCGATCACAACAGGCCG
The nucleotide sequence above comes from Mycolicibacterium moriokaense. Encoded proteins:
- a CDS encoding phytoene desaturase family protein → MDVTVVGSGPNGLAAAVVCARAGLSVQVLEAQPTLGGGARTLADPEFGGVSHDICSAVHPLALASPFLAEFDLPARGVTLKVPSVSYANPLPGKPTAVGYHDLERTCAELVHGDSWRRLLGPLTDRDDGVVNLLLGDKRSIPRDPIAAVFIARNMLEQGTPLWGKLAGADARALFTGVAAHAINKMPSFVTTGAGLMLATLAHTVGWPIPVGGSQAIPDALIADLRAHGGVITAGEEITEPPSGVVLFDTAPTALLKIYRDRVPGRYAKALQRYRFGPGVAKVDFVLSDEIPWADPRAAEAPTLHMGGTREQMAHAEKEIAAGRHADWPMILAALPHLADPNRVDEKGHRPLWTYAHVPHGSPVDQTETITKVFERFAPGFRDIVVAARSVPAARLADHNANLVGGDIGVGGNSLVHALAGPTPRLNPWATPIPKVYLCSSATPPGGGVHGMSGFYAARTMLRREFGIKKLPRLSP
- a CDS encoding phosphoribosyltransferase — protein: MADREDLSWDQFGAATRQLASAVVADGFAPDVILAIARGGLFVAGALGYALGVKNVHMMNVEYYTGVDERLNAPVLLPPMPDIADLGGARMLIADDVADTGATLCFVRDFCAEHVAEVRCAVVYQKPQSEVDCEYVWRHTDLWINFPWTSRE
- the wrbA gene encoding NAD(P)H:quinone oxidoreductase, which encodes MTKLSVIYYSATGHGTTMAKRVGAAAEAAGAEVRIRPVAETRDPESFAQNPAWTANYEATKDLPAATGDDIVWADAVIFGSPTRFGSVASQLRNFLDSLGGFWAEGKLADKVYAAYTSSNTAHGGQETTILTLYVTLMHFGGIIVPPGYTDPLKFVDGNPYGASLVATHDNITEIDGATNNALGHLAKRVVEVANRLAS
- the ilvC gene encoding ketol-acid reductoisomerase, whose translation is MPVEMFYDDDADLSIIQGRKVGVIGYGSQGHAHSLSLRDSGVQVKVGLKEGSKSRVKVTEQGLEVDTPAEVAKWADVIMLLAPDTAQAEIFKNDIEPNLEDGNALFFGHGLNIHFDLIKPPANVTIGMVAPKGPGHLVRRQFVDGKGVPCLIAVDQDPKGEGQALALSYAKGIGGTRAGVIKTTFKDETETDLFGEQAVLCGGTEELVKTGFDVMVEAGYAPELAYFEVLHELKLIVDLMYEGGIARMNYSVSDTAEFGGYLSGPRVIDADTKKRMKQILAEIQDGTFVKRLVANVEGGNKELEKLRKENAEHPIEVTGKKLRDLMSWVDRPITETA
- the ilvN gene encoding acetolactate synthase small subunit produces the protein MMSTTPTHTLSVLVEDKPGVLARVASLFSRRGYNIQSLAVGATEQKDMSRMTIVVSVDEAPLEQITKQLNKLVNVIKIVEQDEDNSVARELALIKVRADASTRSQVIEAVNLFRAKVVDVSTESLTVEATGTPEKLEALLRVLEPYGIRELVQSGVVSLSRGPRGIGTVK